The genomic stretch CAATGTTTTGGCCATGGCGCAAAAATACGAGGCCAAGCAGGTCATTTGCGCTTTTTCCGCGTTCTTTTCCCCTGACGCAAAATTGCTCGCTCACGATGGCCGGCCGATGGAATTGCCTGTTTCCCCGGAAAAGGCCTGGCATACGACAGCGGTTAATTATTGCCTTGGTTATCGCCGACTTTACGGCATGAACGTTGCCGCGCTTTTTCTTTCCAACGTCTACGGCCCGAGGCAAAAGAAAGGCGTTTTAAGCGAATTTGTCGAAAGGGTTTTTCATTATCGCCCGCTCGTTGTTTACGGCGATGGCCGCCAGACGAGGGACTTCATCCACGTGGACGACGTTGCCGACGCCATATACCGGATGATTTCAAGAAACTATCAAGGCGAGCGCCTTACGGTTTCGTCAAATTCCGAAACGGCCGTCAACGATTGCCTTGAAATATTCAAGGAACTTACCGATCTTAAAGTCGAGCGCGCCAAAGCCCGTCCGGGCGATATCGTCCGCATGTCGGCCGACAGTTCCGCCTGCCGGGAGGAATTGGGCTGGCGGATTAAGTATGACATAAAAAAGGGCATTATCGCTACTTGCTATTGGTATAAAAACAACCTTCCGGCCGATACGGAAGATGCCGCTAAAGCTGGAAAAGGCGCCCTGTGGAAAAATATGCGCCCTTATGTCGAAAACTTGGCGTTTTTTGGCGTCATGGTCCTTCTGTCCGTGTTTGTGTACGACAATTCGATTGTCGATCCCAATATAAACCTTGACTATAATTTTGTTTACATTTTGACCATGGGAGTATTGTACGGCAAGAAACAATCCATCCCGGCCACGGCGTTGTCCGCTATTTTGCTTTCCTACAACATAATAACTAAATATGACGACTTTGTTTCCATGATTTATAAAACCGAATATATTGTCCATTTTTCCGCCTATTTCTTTTTCGGCATATTAAGCGGATATATAACCGACAACCGAGAAAGGCTGCGCAGTTTCTTGGAAAGAGACGTGGCGCAGATCAAGGAGCGGTATAAGTTCCTTGAGCGTATCTATTTGGAAAACGTAAACGCCAAGAACCGCCTGTACAAACAAATAGTTAATTCTGAAGATACGCTGGGCAGCACCTACCGGATTATCAAAAAGCTTGACAATGTCAACGTGGAGGGCATTTTTACCGTTGCCGGCGAAGTGTTGTCGGAAATAACGGGAACCGAGCACTTGGCGGTTTATTCTTTTGGCAGCAACAATAAATATTATTTGCGGCAAAAGATACGGCTCGGCTATAAGACAGTTGACCTGCCAAAGTCCTTGAAAGTGGAAGCATACGAATACTTGCGCAATATGCTGGCAGATCGGCAATTGTTCGTCAACAAGATGTTGACCCCCGGCTTGCCCGACATGGCCGCGCCGGTGCTGCGCGACGGTGAAGTTATCGCCGTTATTCAGCTTTATGATCTGTCCTTTGAAGATCTTAACCTTTACAAGCAAGACCTTTTGCAGGTTACCACCAGGCTGATTTCCGATGCGCTGAACAGGGCCTATTTGTACGAAGCGCAGGCACAAGACAAAAAATATCTGCCCGACACCCGCATACTTATCGCCGACGAGTTTGCTAAAATACAGAGGGAAATTTATAAAAACCGCTTGGATCGCTATGATTACGTTTCGGCTTTTACCCTCAAAATAATTACGCAGGAAGAGAATATGCGCGAAATCAGCGACAAGATGCTGAACGTGCTGCGCGAGGAAGATTTCATCGGACTTGACGAAGAAGGCAAAATAAATGTTATTTTATGGAATATTGATGAAGATATGATTCCGATGGTACAAAAACGCATAAAGAACATTGGCTTTGATTGTGTGCGTGTCTCGGAA from Acidaminococcales bacterium encodes the following:
- a CDS encoding NAD-dependent epimerase/dehydratase family protein, with the protein product MNVLITGGYGFIGSATAERLSKEGCNIFIVDNLSSNAVNNLKIKHTFYQINAGGAQCEDVFRINNIDVVVHLAVAEVTDIEGLKANQLGLTNVLAMAQKYEAKQVICAFSAFFSPDAKLLAHDGRPMELPVSPEKAWHTTAVNYCLGYRRLYGMNVAALFLSNVYGPRQKKGVLSEFVERVFHYRPLVVYGDGRQTRDFIHVDDVADAIYRMISRNYQGERLTVSSNSETAVNDCLEIFKELTDLKVERAKARPGDIVRMSADSSACREELGWRIKYDIKKGIIATCYWYKNNLPADTEDAAKAGKGALWKNMRPYVENLAFFGVMVLLSVFVYDNSIVDPNINLDYNFVYILTMGVLYGKKQSIPATALSAILLSYNIITKYDDFVSMIYKTEYIVHFSAYFFFGILSGYITDNRERLRSFLERDVAQIKERYKFLERIYLENVNAKNRLYKQIVNSEDTLGSTYRIIKKLDNVNVEGIFTVAGEVLSEITGTEHLAVYSFGSNNKYYLRQKIRLGYKTVDLPKSLKVEAYEYLRNMLADRQLFVNKMLTPGLPDMAAPVLRDGEVIAVIQLYDLSFEDLNLYKQDLLQVTTRLISDALNRAYLYEAQAQDKKYLPDTRILIADEFAKIQREIYKNRLDRYDYVSAFTLKIITQEENMREISDKMLNVLREEDFIGLDEEGKINVILWNIDEDMIPMVQKRIKNIGFDCVRVSEHEQ